One region of Bactrocera neohumeralis isolate Rockhampton chromosome 5, APGP_CSIRO_Bneo_wtdbg2-racon-allhic-juicebox.fasta_v2, whole genome shotgun sequence genomic DNA includes:
- the LOC126759051 gene encoding integrator complex subunit 4: MATAMKRPHSTTETIEVSQKPSKKIRIQTTIKNNAGSKLLQVLVSLDGVPAGHGPQGSKELLEVLVKIADELVLDDAQIGETQDVIHRLMEIYRQERDGDTTVRVKILGLLADFSEVRVPEVINALVDGIIGVLKQERSQKVIAQGLYSLHKIGTKNVKLLPSTHVTKIAHFAQQQLTSDSHHTHKYALMVLSAFVTLNDARKGVMELIGHYADSQDSGVRAQALRSILCLGERGATLSPTLYQRAVEAMKDDYECVRKEALQLVFQLGISHPDHIITAGEDDEEMRLIDAAFGKVCGALCDLSIQIRTQAAEHLGLMTQVTSEFLHQTLDKKLMSNLRRKKTAHERGAQLVASGEWSTGKRWADDAPQERLDSKSISLVASGACGALVHGLEDEFLEVRTAAVDSMCKLALSNPEFAVTSLDFLVDMFNDEIEDVRLKAIYSLTAIARHIVLREDQLETMLSSLEDYSVDVREGLHLMLGACRVSTQACLLMVVQKLLDVLSKYPQDKNSTFGCMRKIGQKHPNLCMAVTSHLLQDHPFFDSAERDVEDPAYLCILILLFNAAEHLVPLISLFPDVTLKHYAYLRDAMPQIVPQLPIEGASTTKPINPLKGAESSREYLNTILQHIHETFSIVRERVPLLKTAQSNLQRLGEIDPEMYGTANFLETFLAAQIQLDQLQSCTTTQRSRAPLKESLAQLIRNCLKLQHIFSGLTYGDMLLVKQICLRASALHLVLIVRDRSQSALGPCQMLLQTAADISNFLDEKEAFQPDSFTTSLLSLLGNIPDPKPGRVFREILPLVENASPVRMPPANINIRMCVARIVEPCAQMAQDNVIKVTAGLIAALPFVAEFDNLQETQKQEMRIKIKYPDQHVHTVVPKLADFKKIMTEQGEHETSMRLRTTILLSHSVWTEASSVDITLCLSVRPGTELELCKPAKILFAPKPVRRGI, translated from the exons ATGGCTACCGCGATGAAACGACCACATTCTACAACCGAAACTATTGAAGTTTCGCAAAAACCTTCGAAAAAGATACGAATTCAAACCACTATTAAAAATAATGCGGGCAGCAAGCTACTGCAAGTACTTGTTTCATTGGATGGAGTACCGGCCGGACATGGTCCGCAGGGCAGCAAGGAATTGTTGGAAGTGTTAGTTAAAATAGCAGATGAGCTCGTATTAGATGATGCACAAATTGGTGAAACACAAGACGTCATACATCGGCTGATGGAAATATACCGACAGGAACGTGATGGTGACACCACAGTTCGCGTTAAAATTCTTGGCTTGCTTGCCGATTTCTCTGAAGTACGTGTGCCGGAAGTGATTAATGCGCTGGTTGATGGTATTATTGGAGTCTTGAAACAAGAACGTTCTCAAAAAGTTATTGCGCAGGGCTTGTAcagtttacataaaattggcacaaaaaatgtaaaattattaccATCAACTCATGTTACTAAAATTGCACACTTCGCGCAGCAACAGCTCACTTCCGATTCACatcatacacataaatatgccTTGATGGTGTTATCCGCATTTGTTACACTAAATGATGCCCGGAAAGGTGTAATGGAGCTAATAGGCCATTATGCTGATTCTCAAGATTCAGGTGTACGTGCCCAAGCGCTACGATCCATATTGTGTCTCGGAGAACGTGGTGCTACTCTGTCGCCAACTTTATATCAACGCGCCGTTGAAGCGATGAAGGATGATTATGAGTGTGTACGAAAGGAAGCGCTTCAATTGGTTTTTCAACTTGGCATAAGTCATCCGGACCATATTATAACTGCTGGAGAAGACGATGAAGAAATGCGTTTAATTGACGCTGCTTTTGGAAAAGTTTGTGGCGCACTATGCGATCTTTCCATACAGATACGTACGCAA GCTGCTGAACACTTGGGGCTTATGACACAAGTCACTTCGGAGTTTCTGCATCAAACACTTGACAAGAAGCTAATGAGTAACTTGCGACGCAAGAAAACTGCGCACGAGCGTGGTGCACAACTGGTGGCAAGTGGCGAATGGTCGACTGGCAAACGCTGGGCCGATGATGCGCCGCAGGAGCGTCTGGATTCTAAATCGATATCGTTGGTTGCAAGTGGCGCTTGTGGTGCGTTAGTGCACGGCTTGGAGGATGAATTCCTCGAAGTACGTACAGCCGCTGTAGACTCTATGTGTAAATTGGCGTTGAGTAATCCTGAATTCGCCGTGACATCTCTGGATTTTCTCGTTGACATGTTCAATGATGAAATCGAAGATGTACGCTTGAAAGCAATTTATAGCTTGACAGCGATTGCACGTCATATCGTCCTGCGCGAGGACCAACTAGAAACCATGCTTAGCTCGTTGGAAGACTACTCGGTTGACGTACGTGAGGGGCTACACTTGATGTTGGGTGCATGCCGCGTCTCGACACAG GCCTGCCTGCTCATGGTTGTGCAGAAATTACTGGATGTGCTCTCCAAGTACCCACAAGATAAAAACTCCACCTTCGGTTGTATGCGCAAAATCGGTCAAAAGCATCCCAATCTCTGCATGGCCGTCACATCCCATCTTCTGCAGGATCACCCGTTTTTCGACAGCGCCGAACGTGATGTCGAAGATCCCGCATATCTATGCATactcattttactttttaacgCCGCCGAACATCTGGTACCATTGATTAGTTTATTCCCAGACGTCACGCTTAAGCATTACGCCTACCTGCGTGATGCCATGCCGCAGATCGTCCCCCAATTACCGATTGAAGGCGCCTCCACCACCAAGCCTATAAATCCGCTTAAAGGCGCCGAGAGCTCTCGCGAATATTTGAATACCATACTCCAGCATATACACGAAACTTTCAGCATAGTTCGCGAAAGAGTGCCGCTGCTGAAGACGGCTCAGAGTAACTTGCAACGTTTAGGAGAAATCGACCCGGAAATGTATGGTACCGCAAACTTCTTGGAAACCTTTCTGGCCGCCCAAATACAATTGGATCAGTTGCAAAGTTGCACAACTACTCAACGCAGTCGCGCTCCCCTAAAGGAGTCACTGGCGCAACTCATACGCAATTGCCTCAAATTGCAGCACATCTTCTCGGGACTCACCTACGGTGATATGTTGCTTGTCAAGCAAATTTGCTTGCGTGCTAGTGCGCTCCATCTGGTGCTAATTGTGCGCGATCGCTCACAAAGTGCACTCGGTCCATGTCAGATGCTTTTGCAAACAGCTGCAGATATTAGCAATTTCCTCGATGAGAAGGAAGCGTTTCAACCGGATTCGTTTACCACGTCGCTGCTCTCGCTGTTGGGCAATATACCCGATCCAAAGCCGGGTCGGGTATTTCGTGAAATATTGCCGTTAGTGGAGAACGCTTCGCCCGTGCGCATGCCGCCGGCCAACATTAATATACGCATGTGTGTGGCACGCATTGTGGAACCTTGTGCGCAAATGGCGCAGGACAATGTCATTAAAGTGACAGCTGGTTTGATAGCTGCCTTGCCATTTGTGGCAGAGTTCGATAACCTGCAGGAAACACAGAAACAAGAGATGCGCATCAAGATTAAGTATCCCGACCAGCATGTGCACACAGTGGTGCCAAAGCTGGCGGACTTCAAGAAGATCATGACCGAGCAGGGTGAGCACGAGACCAGCATGCGCTTGCGCACTACGATTTTGCTGTCGCACAGCGTCTGGACGGAGGCTTCGTCGGTGGACATTACACTGTGTCTGTCCGTGCGGCCGGGCACTGAATTGGAGCTGTGCAAGCCAGCGAAGATACTCTTCGCACCGAAACCGGTACGTCGTGGTATTTAG
- the LOC126759055 gene encoding mitosis initiation protein fs(1)Ya codes for MKIPKDVICGVCKKVFCCAECRYKHEIKTHAIVVQKPKISNQSNEDVKSAKLEDQSKKGETSHIYLFCPLCERKPMPLQREMYAEMLAHVEQNHLPLRCRKCAKVYNRLDDLQNFSKCTQIAAPTCCCPDKGCCNQLDHTCDTVTLQKEFARVTISTQTSPQRRQSDEFHETPMSLINLRWKAKSKLTHEELVCDSVSSLRNISSISNSSLRRSLDAIIKPKGQIVRTTSTPVHAELLCTKHTERTFNASGAQVSSIYHSGGETDNHSPAIAAGAVVTSNPVAQSPTKQHLENINRYLKVPRGKMSAVTPLRQVMSKSIQKAFAEHGGLPSARISGADLPPLRKNMFDSHATDISSSSAGSPLDLRLSPVVRRTHTEIQMSQLQGNSASAERKSSVSQNMRHEVFRSSQKLTTTESIVITRTKHLAGLESAASSMSSTGGSVAFKTADKLATSASSARDNCSGLSSSNGSSVYKSCESIEIITATTALSEIQQGYYAVTDKLANAKEQIIPTMENVAQVVSYNLPPITPITRIPGALINKKFIRFDSPCEEEDELEIPDQIKNPEDKTNSATPMKPTMPSQSANVYASPQRANNSTANAGSKALMKVTETPRSCDSSTTEAFFTPTATPVRRSKMPLIQEKPHNSNDFRKPASRRPPTLSKHGRSAAFDHSENITDNENENDAKEHSVMNKHQTSQNTSAALGRSWSFSALLGSVMRLNSTGKGATPEKIETPSRTDVNSNSIIKRCASIAGSLMRTQSLIDEDEQGRNQKRKRSYTTDAKSITSVDYQRQFRDPVSPSPEKALRTKRFRIHGRKPIERMRREL; via the exons atgaaaatacCCAAAGAT GTTATTTGTGGAGTATGCAAGAAAGTCTTTTGTTGCGCCGAGTGCCGTTACAAGCACGAGATAAAAACACATGCGATCGTTGTACAAAAGCCCAAAATCTCCAATCAATCGAATGAAGATGTGAAATCAGCCAAGCTGGAAGATCAATCGAAGAAAGGCGAGACTAGCCATATTTATCTCTTCTGTCCGCTGTGTGAACGAAAGCCAATGCCGCTACAACGTGAAATGTACGCCGAGATGTTGGCGCATGTCGAGCAAAATCATCTGCCGCTGCGCTGCCGTAAATGTGCCAAG GTCTATAATCGTTTGGACGACTTGCAAAACTTCTCAAAGTGCACGCAGATCGCCGCTCCGACATGTTGTTGTCCTGACAAGGGTTGTTGCAATCAACTTGATCATACCTGTGACACCGTCACCTTGCAGAAGGAGTTTGCCAGAGTTACGATTTCGACGCAAACGTCACCGCAGCGCCGCCAATCCGATGAGTTCCACGAGACGCCAATGTCACTAATCAACCTGCGTTGGAAAGCCAAAAGCAAGCTGACACATGAGGAGCTTGTGTGTGACAGTGTTTCCTCATTGCGAAATATTTCGTCGATTAGCAACAGTTCACTGCGCCGCAGTTTGGATGCCATTATCAAACCGAAGGGCCAGATAGTGCGCACCACATCGACGCCAGTGCACGCAGAATTGCTGTGCACAAAGCACACCGAGCGCACATTTAATGCCTCTGGTGCCCAGGTGTCCAGTATTTATCATAGCGGCGGTGAAACGGACAATCACAGTCCCGCAATCGCTGCAGGCGCCGTGGTAACCTCTAATCCAGTCGCTCAATCACCAACCAAACAGCATTTAGAAAACATCAACCGCTATCTGAAGGTTCCGCGTGGCAAAATGAGCGCGGTGACTCCACTGCGGCAGGTGATGTCGAAGAGTATACAGAAGGCTTTCGCCGAACATGGTGGATTGCCATCGGCGCGTATTAGTGGCGCCGATTTGCCACCATTGCGTAAGAATATGTTTGATTCTCACGCAACTGATATAAGCAGCAGTTCGGCGGGCTCGCCACTTGATCTGCGTTTGTCACCGGTAGTTCGACGCACGCATACCGAAATTCAAATGAGTCAACTGCAAGGTAACAGTGCTTCAGCGGAGCGGAAATCTTCTGTTTCACAAAATATGCGCCACGAAGTGTTCCGTTCGTCACAAAAGCTCACTACTACCGAATCTATTGTGATAACGCGCACAAAGCACTTGGCCGGTCTAGAATCTGCGGCAAGTAGTATGAGCAGTACGGGTGGTTCTGTAGCTTTCAAGACCGCGGACAAATTAGCAACGTCAGCAAGCTCGGCCAGGGACAACTGCAGTGGCTTATCGAGCTCCAATGGCAGTTCGGTGTACAAATCATGCGAGAGTATTGAGATCATCACGGCCACCACTGCGCTGAGTGAGATCCAACAGGGTTATTATGCCGTCACCGACAAGCTTGCTAATGCAAAGGAGCAAATTATACCGACCATGGAAAATGTGGCGCAGGTGGTTAGCTATAATTTACCGCCAATCACGCCCATTACGCGCATTCCAGGCGCACTTATCAATAAGAAGTTTATACGATTCGACTCACCTTGCGAAGAAGAGGACGAATTAGAAATTCCGGACCAAATTAAGAATCCTGAAGACAAGACAAATTCAGCTACACCAATGAAACCAACTATGCCGTCGCAAAGCGCAAATGTTTATGCCTCGCCGCAGCGCGCCAATAACAGCACAGCTAATGCAGGTTCAAAAGCTCTTATGAAAGTCACCGAAACCCCACGTAGCTGTGACTCTTCCACAACTGAAGCATTCTTTACGCCGACCGCCACGCCAGTACGCAGGAGTAAAATGCCGCTAATCCAAGAAAAGCCGCACAACTCAAATGACTTTAGGAAACCTGCCTCCAGGCGTCCGCCTACTCTTAGCAAACACGGTAGAAGTGCTGCATTTGATCATTCCGAAAATATTACagataatgaaaatgaaaatgatgcaAAAGAACACAGTGTTATGAATAAACACCAAACTAGCCAAAATACTTCAGCTGCTTTGGGGCGATCATGGTCTTTCAGCGCCCTACTGGGCTCCGTGATGCGCTTGAATTCCACAGGCAAAGGAGCTACACCTGAGAAAATTGAAACGCCGTCACGCACAGATGTTAACTCCAATTCGATAATCAAACGTTGCGCTTCGATAGCAG GTTCTCTTATGCGCACACAGTCTCTAATTGATGAAGATGAACAAGGACGCAACCAAAAACGAAAGCGGTCTTATACGACAGACGCGAAATCGATAACAAGCGTCGACTATCAACGACAATTTCGCGACCCTGTGTCACCGAGTCCCGAGAAGGCTTTGCGTACGAAACGCTTTCGCATACATGGACGTAAGCCAATCGAGCGAATGCGAAGGGAGTTATGA